The DNA segment TTTCAATGGCAGGACTGAAGAAAGTCCAATCCAGTGTACTATTTTCTTTAATTTTATTTAAATAATCTCTTGCGGCAGTAGCGCCCGGTTTAATTTCGGCAGGGAAATCCGGTCCATCCACCAATTGTTTACCATCAATATATAAACTTCCTGCTCCACCTACGGTAATAAATCTTTTAACACCTGATTGTTCAACAGCTTTTTCGATGTTGATAGATCCGTTAAGAAAATCATTATACAGATTAGGATTTGTCCAGCCTGCATTAAAAGTATTGATTACTGCATCATTACCCTTCAATACTTCTGCCAGTTCGTCGATATTATTTACATCAACACTTTTTGCTTTTACCTTTTCATTTTGCTGAACTTTTGAAGCATCTCTTGCGATAGCCTCCACTTCATAACCTCTGTTTGACAATTCATTCACGACCTGTGTGCCTACAAATCCTGTAGCGCCAATTACTGCTACTTTTTTCATAATATTTATTTTTAAATTAATTGTAATATATTTTGTTACATTTATGCTCAAAATTTTTTATTTGAAATGGTCAAGAAATTCCTGAAGCGTTTTATTACCCAAAAACGTAAGAACCAGCTGATCCGTCTCAGAAAACAATGTCTGCAAATGTTCATTAATTTCTTTCCCTACGGAACATGCAGGATTAGGATTGTTGTTTTTCTTTCCCAGTACTTCCGTATTTTTCACGGCCAGATAAATATCTGATATTTTTATGATATCGGCATTTTTTGCGATCCGGCTTCCCCCTTCCTTTCCCTGTCTGCTGATAATCAGTCCTGCTTCTTTCAGAACACTCAGTTCTTTTCGAACAATAACAGGATTAATATTAATACTTCCCGCCATCCATTCGGAAGTGAGCCATTCCTGAGGACTTTCCGCCAATAAAGTCATAATATGTATTGCCGTGGCAAATCTTGTGTTGTTCATCGTAATTATATTACAAATATACAGAATTTTTTAAATGTAACAAATTTTATTACAGTTTAGTTTTTCTTAAAGAATAAGTTTATCTAAATCTAAAAGGAGGTAGTTGATACTTTGATTAATCGTTCTTGTTGCAGACTGCATTTGATTGAGCATTGCCGCACGGTTATGAAGATCATTGGATCTGTAATAACCGCCGTCACTAAAAATGACCGACTGGTCTGCTTTAAGCTTATTATCGTCAAACTGATAATGCAGCCATCGTTCTTTCATACTGCTGATAATAGAATGTTTTTCTTTATTAGAAAATTTCTTTTCCGTATACATATACCAGACAAAAGGCGGAAAGTTCGGTGATTCTAATTTTTCATTCCATACATCCCGTAAAAGATTTCGCTGGTGGATAAATTCTACTTTTCTACCTTTTGGATTTAAAGTTGCCAAACCAAAACCAGCTCCGAGTGCACCACCACCAATGTCTATTGCATTACTCCAACCATTATCTTTAACGATACCTCCGGCAATGGAAGCTGCTGCTCCGGCAACTATAGAATAAAGAATCAGTTTATTATTTCGAGAATCATTAAGGTTATCTACGTATGCGCCGATTTGTGCTACTCTTTCCCCTTCACAATCAAATTCTGCAGCCACCGCGTCAAGCTCTGTTAATGCAATGGTTATTTTACTGTTGATCTTTGTTTTGAGTTGTAAAACTTTTACCTGAGAAGCTAGTGAATTATCCTTTTTAAGTTTCATGATCTCATGAACTTCATCAAGATTGTCCAAAGCATTCAAAATTAAAATGCTCTGATCTGAAAAATTTTCTTTAAGATCTTTATTGGCTGCAAGAATAGAATCTGAATTATAGGAAGAAATTGTCTTGGAATAATTGTATTTAAAAGGTGCTTTACAATAACTATCCTTAAGGGTAAGGATATTTTGCCTGATTACCTGATTCTTCTTTGAAACACATGATGTCAAAACGCATGAAAAAAATAAAAAATAAAATAAATTCCTCATTCCATTACAATTACTGAGATAAGTAAAAAAATACAAATCAATACCAATACTAATATACGGAAATAAAAAAATTTACCCGGGATACAGGTAAATTTTAAGTTTATTTTAAATAATATTTATTTAATCTCAAGAAGTTCCACTTCAAAAATAAGAGTACTGTTTGGTCCGATTTCTTTGCTGATCTGCTGATCCCCATACGCTAAATGTGGTGGGATAATCAGTCTCCATTTACTTCCTACAGGCATCAGCTGAAGCGCTTCTGTCCATCCGGCAATTACCTTATTTAACGGAAAGGATGCAGGTGTTCCTCTTTTTACAGAACTGTCAAAGATTTTTCCTGTAATAGTTGTTCCGTGATAATGACATTTTACAGTAGACCTCGGACCCGGTTTTTCGCCCTCGCCATCTTTTATAATTTCATACTGCAAGCCGCTTGGTAACTGAACAACTGTTTCTCTCTTACCATATTCTTCCATATATTCCTTACCATCTTTCAGGTTTTTCTCTGCCTGTTCTTTCTTTCTTTTAAATAACATATCTGCTACGCCCATAATTGATATTTTTTACAAAGATAAGACTTTAGAACCGGAAGCAGGAGATCAGATATGTGAAGTTTTTTAAATCTGAAAAACAGAAGTCAATAATATTGAGGTATTGATGAATTGTTACTCTTCAGAAAATTCAAGTATGTTTAATACTATGTTAACAGCTTTTCCGAAAGTTGGCGCTATAATTGGATTTAAAAACTGATGCCAGATCCATTGAAATATAATAGAGACTATGATAAGCTGACTGACGAAGAAAAAATACTTTTTGAAATCAATAAGAAAAGTATTTCTGATTTTGTGGAACAGTCCGCTTCATTAAGCGATGTAAATTACGCTACCAGAAATGCCCATGCCAAAACTTATGCCGTTGCAAATGGAAAATTCATAATTAGTGAAAATATTTCTCCAAAACTTCAGCATATTTTTGATAAGAAAGTGTACGATCTTACCATCCGACTTTCCAATGCACACCTGAAAATCATCAAAGGTAAAAAAGAGATTCCGGCTTACGGTTTTGCAGTAAAAATAAAAGATGAGCAAGGTAATCTTATTGCCAATTATCCATTGGTAAATTTCCCATTATTTCCCATCAATTCAGTTTGTACTTTTCTGAAATTATTTACTTCAATAAATCAGTTTTATATTAAAAAATGGAGCAGCTTTTCTTTACTTGCACAAATTGCTAAAGTAATCCCGTCTACATGTACACCTTCCTTTATAAAGAATCTCTTTAAGCTTTTTCATAAAAGAAATGACTTTATTCTTTCATTCGACTTTCATTCGGTTGGTGCTTATCGTCTCGGAGACTATATGGTTAAGATTAAATTGGCTCCGCAATTTGTTGATAAAAAATTTAATAAAAACAAAAAGATGAAACAAGCAGTTGAAGAATATCTGAAATCAAGAGCGTTCACAGCTAATGTATATGTTCAATTTTGCTATGATATAAAAGATCAACCAATTAACCAGCTGAATGTTGAATGGAAAAATTCACCATTTATTAAAATCGGAGAATTAAAGATCGGGAAAGACAACCTTCTTAATCCTGCTTCTTGTGAAAACGAGCTTTTGTCATTTAACCCTTATGAAAGTAAAGCTTTATTTCAGCCTGTAGGCAAAATACAAAGACTAAGAGAAGAAGCGTATAAAGTTTCTCTAAAAACACGGGTTAAAATCAATAAGTTGCTAAAATATGATACATAATAATAGTATGATTATTATATATAAAACTTTATTAGAAACAATTTTGCTATCTTTTTCAGGAGCTTGATCTCGCTATCCGCTATTACTCCTCGCACCTTAGCTTTCCGGGCGTAAGGCCCTTCTTTCCATGCCTGCTGTGGGGTAGCCGCTGCTATCGAGGCTAGGGCAGTTGCCATAACGACCGCCAGTGGTACTATCTTTATATGAGTAATGAGTAATTGGTAATGAGTAATAAAGTATGGATAAAATTCATGATTGGTACTTTAAGTACGGCTTAAACTTGATACCTGAATCTTAACTTAAACCTTAACAAGTCCTAAACTTTAAACTTTAAACTTTAAATTCTGAACGCTGAACATTAAACACTGAACATCCAAATCTCACTTCTCACATTTTACTTCTCACTTCTTACTTCTCACTTCTTACTGTCCACTTCTCACTTTCTCCTAGGCTATAAAAACAAAAAAACCTCACAC comes from the Chryseobacterium nepalense genome and includes:
- a CDS encoding NAD(P)-dependent oxidoreductase codes for the protein MKKVAVIGATGFVGTQVVNELSNRGYEVEAIARDASKVQQNEKVKAKSVDVNNIDELAEVLKGNDAVINTFNAGWTNPNLYNDFLNGSINIEKAVEQSGVKRFITVGGAGSLYIDGKQLVDGPDFPAEIKPGATAARDYLNKIKENSTLDWTFFSPAIEMHQGTAGVRTGKYRTALENPVFDENGRSVLSVEDVAVVLVDELEQNNHIRERFTAAY
- a CDS encoding Rrf2 family transcriptional regulator translates to MNNTRFATAIHIMTLLAESPQEWLTSEWMAGSININPVIVRKELSVLKEAGLIISRQGKEGGSRIAKNADIIKISDIYLAVKNTEVLGKKNNNPNPACSVGKEINEHLQTLFSETDQLVLTFLGNKTLQEFLDHFK
- a CDS encoding FKBP-type peptidyl-prolyl cis-trans isomerase — translated: MGVADMLFKRKKEQAEKNLKDGKEYMEEYGKRETVVQLPSGLQYEIIKDGEGEKPGPRSTVKCHYHGTTITGKIFDSSVKRGTPASFPLNKVIAGWTEALQLMPVGSKWRLIIPPHLAYGDQQISKEIGPNSTLIFEVELLEIK
- a CDS encoding catalase; translation: MPDPLKYNRDYDKLTDEEKILFEINKKSISDFVEQSASLSDVNYATRNAHAKTYAVANGKFIISENISPKLQHIFDKKVYDLTIRLSNAHLKIIKGKKEIPAYGFAVKIKDEQGNLIANYPLVNFPLFPINSVCTFLKLFTSINQFYIKKWSSFSLLAQIAKVIPSTCTPSFIKNLFKLFHKRNDFILSFDFHSVGAYRLGDYMVKIKLAPQFVDKKFNKNKKMKQAVEEYLKSRAFTANVYVQFCYDIKDQPINQLNVEWKNSPFIKIGELKIGKDNLLNPASCENELLSFNPYESKALFQPVGKIQRLREEAYKVSLKTRVKINKLLKYDT